From a single Methanofollis sp. W23 genomic region:
- a CDS encoding glycosyltransferase family A protein: MTDIPAVSVVIPLYNKGPYIARALNSVLAQTFQDFEVIVVDDGSTDEGAEVVRGFDDPRIQLIQQENRGVSAARNRGIEAVRAELVAFLDADDEWSTEHLRTLLRLRDSYPEAGAYGTAYLVKEKDSKVHVASFSDDIPQEPWEGLLPSYFKAATFGDPPISASTVAIPIYILKEMDGFSTEEWMGEDVDLWGRIALKYPITFSWNSKGIYHTEASNRACNRVEPLGEAVFVRIAKKAIDAGKVSPAMLEDLREYIALRQIRRAWGNIHAKRPDIARNLLNNCVTRKFIRKKYWAIFWACMPSNVYKSLRSTKKIFTETMHKAQKNCLNIFKDRRTYKKTE, from the coding sequence ATGACAGACATACCAGCAGTCTCAGTCGTCATCCCCCTCTACAACAAAGGCCCCTATATCGCCCGCGCCCTGAACTCTGTCCTCGCCCAGACCTTCCAGGACTTCGAGGTGATCGTGGTGGACGACGGCTCCACCGATGAGGGGGCAGAGGTCGTCAGGGGGTTTGATGATCCAAGGATCCAGTTGATCCAGCAGGAGAACCGGGGGGTATCGGCCGCGAGGAATCGGGGGATTGAGGCGGTCCGAGCGGAGTTGGTCGCGTTTCTAGATGCAGATGATGAGTGGTCAACGGAACACCTCAGGACATTGTTGAGATTACGAGATAGTTACCCTGAAGCGGGGGCATATGGGACAGCATACCTTGTAAAAGAGAAGGATTCAAAAGTCCATGTCGCATCATTTAGTGATGATATACCCCAAGAACCATGGGAGGGTCTGCTCCCCAGTTATTTTAAAGCTGCCACCTTCGGGGATCCACCGATATCAGCATCAACAGTTGCCATCCCCATATATATCCTAAAAGAGATGGACGGATTCAGCACAGAGGAGTGGATGGGTGAAGATGTTGACCTCTGGGGGCGAATAGCTCTGAAATATCCCATCACTTTCAGTTGGAATAGCAAAGGAATCTATCATACCGAAGCCTCAAACAGAGCATGTAATAGAGTTGAACCTCTTGGAGAAGCTGTTTTCGTTCGCATAGCCAAAAAGGCGATAGATGCAGGAAAAGTATCGCCCGCGATGCTGGAAGACCTTCGAGAATACATCGCTCTAAGACAGATTAGAAGAGCTTGGGGGAATATCCACGCAAAAAGACCAGACATTGCACGAAATCTATTAAATAACTGTGTTACAAGGAAATTTATTAGAAAGAAATATTGGGCCATTTTTTGGGCATGTATGCCGTCCAACGTTTATAAATCCTTAAGAAGTACAAAGAAGATTTTCACAGAAACCATGCATAAAGCACAAAAGAATTGCTTGAATATATTCAAGGACCGGAGAACATACAAAAAAACTGAATGA